The following proteins come from a genomic window of Methanosarcina sp. MTP4:
- a CDS encoding cofactor-independent phosphoglycerate mutase, whose product MKYAVLIGDGMADYPIEDLDGKTILQAASTPAMDSIAARGKAGLARTVPEGFPPGSDVANMSIIGYDPAVYYSGRAPLEAASMGVALAADDVAFRCNLVTIENGLVKDYSAGHISSDEAKTLIETLDSELRTEELKFYPGISYRHLLVARGDRGIEMECTPPHDVTGERAAEHLPKGEEEDFFRDLMEASMEILELHPVNLKRAEEGKNPANSIWVWGQGHAPQFTSFRELYGKTGAVISAVDLLKGIGIYAGLDVIEVPGATGYLDTNYEGKARAAIEAFESRDLVFVHVEAPDEAGHEGSLEKKLKAVEDFDRRIVAPILEHAKASEESFTILVMPDHPTPISLKTHTPDPVPFAVYRTDKEDPDEAGAFDEESVKNGSMGIVKASDLVGMLIKAE is encoded by the coding sequence ATGAAATACGCCGTACTTATCGGAGACGGAATGGCGGATTATCCTATTGAGGATCTGGATGGAAAGACAATCCTCCAGGCAGCCAGTACTCCAGCTATGGATTCCATCGCAGCCCGCGGAAAAGCAGGGCTTGCAAGAACCGTACCGGAAGGCTTTCCCCCCGGCAGTGATGTGGCAAACATGTCCATTATCGGTTATGACCCCGCAGTCTACTATTCCGGTCGGGCTCCCCTGGAAGCTGCAAGCATGGGAGTGGCTCTTGCCGCGGACGATGTGGCTTTCAGGTGCAACCTCGTGACAATTGAAAACGGATTAGTAAAGGATTACAGTGCAGGACACATAAGCAGTGATGAAGCGAAAACCCTTATCGAGACCCTTGATTCGGAATTAAGAACTGAGGAGCTTAAGTTCTACCCCGGAATTAGCTACAGGCACCTTCTGGTCGCAAGAGGGGACAGGGGTATCGAAATGGAATGCACCCCTCCTCACGATGTGACAGGGGAAAGGGCGGCGGAACATCTACCTAAAGGAGAGGAAGAGGATTTCTTCAGGGACCTTATGGAGGCTTCCATGGAGATTCTGGAACTGCACCCGGTGAACCTGAAGAGAGCCGAGGAAGGCAAAAACCCGGCCAATTCCATCTGGGTCTGGGGCCAGGGGCATGCCCCGCAGTTCACATCCTTCAGGGAGCTTTACGGGAAGACCGGAGCCGTGATCTCGGCGGTGGACCTCCTGAAAGGGATAGGGATCTATGCAGGGCTGGACGTAATAGAAGTCCCGGGAGCCACCGGTTACCTGGACACAAACTATGAGGGAAAAGCCCGTGCCGCAATCGAAGCTTTTGAGTCCCGGGATCTCGTTTTTGTCCATGTAGAAGCTCCGGATGAGGCAGGGCACGAAGGAAGCCTTGAGAAAAAACTAAAAGCTGTTGAGGATTTTGACCGCAGGATCGTCGCTCCCATCCTTGAGCATGCCAAAGCCTCTGAAGAGTCTTTTACCATCCTTGTAATGCCCGACCACCCGACTCCCATCTCCTTAAAGACCCATACTCCGGACCCTGTACCTTTTGCGGTCTACAGGACCGATAAGGAAGATCCGGATGAAGCAGGGGCTTTTGATGAGGAGTCTGTTAAAAATGGTTCCATGGGCATTGTGAAAGCTTCGGACCTTGTCGGGATGCTTATAAAGGCTGAATAA